A DNA window from Massilia putida contains the following coding sequences:
- a CDS encoding phosphatase PAP2 family protein, protein MLWWSHLSALGGLNVTALLALGVTAWLIGSRCWRLALVWCLVFGGAMLVAAGSQIAFIGWGIGIRSLSFTGFSGHAARAAAVFPVALFLLVEHQPRRARLIAVAAGGLLAVAVALARVQVGAHSASEALSGCLLGLGAAALFLARARAARDCSPQPLLLGLLAATIFLPRADPAYSHQWLTAAALALSGRDRVYLRNDWQPAQGPYVPPCAPARVRFAVLCT, encoded by the coding sequence ATGCTCTGGTGGTCCCATCTTTCGGCGCTGGGCGGACTCAACGTCACGGCGCTGCTCGCCCTTGGCGTGACGGCCTGGCTCATAGGCAGCCGCTGCTGGCGGCTGGCGCTCGTCTGGTGCCTCGTGTTCGGCGGCGCCATGCTCGTGGCGGCGGGAAGCCAGATCGCGTTCATCGGCTGGGGCATCGGCATCCGCTCGCTGTCGTTCACCGGCTTTTCGGGTCACGCGGCGCGCGCCGCCGCCGTGTTCCCGGTCGCGTTATTCCTGCTCGTCGAGCATCAGCCGCGGCGGGCGCGTTTGATCGCGGTCGCGGCCGGCGGCCTGCTGGCGGTGGCGGTGGCGCTGGCGCGGGTCCAGGTCGGCGCCCATTCCGCCAGCGAAGCCTTGTCCGGCTGCTTGCTGGGCCTGGGCGCGGCCGCGCTGTTCCTCGCGCGCGCGCGTGCCGCGCGGGACTGTTCGCCCCAGCCCCTGCTGCTGGGGCTGCTCGCCGCGACGATTTTCCTGCCGCGCGCCGATCCCGCGTATTCCCACCAGTGGCTGACGGCCGCCGCGCTGGCGCTGTCCGGGCGCGACCGGGTGTACCTGCGCAACGACTGGCAGCCCGCCCAAGGGCCGTACGTGCCGCCGTGCGCGCCCGCCAGGGTGCGCTTTGCCGTCCTCTGCACCTGA